attaactttaggagaattctgtctgtggctgctaattctgtgaatgagatataaTCTAagaatgcatacaacgataaatcAATTTACCAACAACTATATCTAATCTGCCAGTGCagagaacgggatggtgagcTAGTAATATACAATATTATCAGAAAAGACTTTGAATTAATGGCATTGGTTCACTACGTGTAACTGGTAGTGAACTATTGTGTGGATTTATAAAATTGTATTTGTGGCTATTAGCCATATTAAAGATGAActattggcgggaatttagTTTAGCGATTTTTCTGAAAAAGTGTGTTGGCATATCTTATTTTGGTGATTATATTGTAGACTATTgatattttatttctattttttctaGCTGTTGTTTGGGACACCTTGTTCACACCTTAATTAAGAAAGCGGAGAGAAGCACATGTGTATAGGGTCCTATCCAGTAGTTTGTTGATCTTCAGCGTATTCTGTTTTTATCATCTATTTTTGAATCTACTATTTGCATAAATGGTTGACACATTTCGAAACAGAGTTTTGTGTGATGGGTGCCTCTAATACTTAATTTTAAAGTGGCAATATCTATAGGAGCTGGCTGACTGATTGGCTGTGTACGCTACTTTTCTTCtagatattaaattttagaaaCGTGTTTTTCTGACTACTTGTCACTGTTGTGTGATCCACTAAATCTTTATGGGTGTTAATAAACAATTTTTAATCTAAGAATTATATACCTGAATACGCTATGTATATGACAtagtttgtgttttatttaAAAGTGATTATTGTATTAAATTAATAGTTGCACGTTTGCATGTTTAGGTAATACATGGGTGTGACACGCTTACAGACCATTGGAATCCTTCAATGATATTGCAACAATTAGTAGATTGTccaattaatttttatagaagtCTGGCGACGGATGCTTGGTGTTATAGGTATGTCCATTTACCATAGTGGGTGTGTGTAGAGCACGTGAGACTGACTCTAGATTCAGTGCCCCTGTATTGCTGGAAATTATGGTGGGAAACGATAAACTGCGGTCGTCAGTCTGGTTTATATTTGTTATCAACAGAGTTGTTCTCACAGCTATCACTTGTCCTGATCATTCTTTTCTAAATGAACAGGGACGGTGCGAAATCTGTCGTTCTTGTCTTCCGGGTGTGAAAGTCATCACTAACTGCACGAGCACTAGCAATATGGTGTGTCATCCAGAGAGTGAGTGCACCAACTCACAGTATGTGTACGACGATAGGTACACGGCCGATTACCAGTGTCGTACAGTCAGGCCAGCTGACTGCATGGACGGTTTGCTCACGTCTCATCCACCTGCCGATTGCAGTACGAAGGGAAACCATTGCAGATGTCGGAGAGTTCCTAGCAATCATACAAGAGTAGAATGTTATTGTGGAACGGTTACGCCCACTGTAACTAAAAGCGTGGGTAAGATTCTCACAGATCTTCGTGTGTTTTGCGTATGGtgtggcggtggtggtggcggtGACGGTGTCTGTggctcagtgtgtgtgtgtgtgtgtgtgtgtgtgtgtgtgtgtgtgtgtgtgtgcgcgcgctctcgtgcgtgcgtgcttgcgtgcgtgcgttcgtgcgtgcgtgcgtgcgtgcgtgtgtgtgtgtgtgcgtgtgtgtgcgcgtgtgtgcgcatgtgtgcgcgtgtgtgcgtgtttgtgcgcgcgtgtgtgtgtgtgtgtgtgtgtgtgtgtgtgtgtgcgcgcgtgtgcgtttgtgtgtgtgtgtgtgtgtgtgtgtgtgtgtgtgtgtgtgtgcgtgcgcgcgcgcgcgcatgcgagcgtttgtgtgtgtgtctgtggatGGGCGCTTGTGCGTTCATTCGAGTCTGGTTGCATAGCTCCGCATGAGGTGTGTGACCTGCTCCGCTTTTGGATGTCTGTTTCGGTTTGAAAGTCTCAGTTTTCGTTCATAAATCTTTACAGGAGTCATAAAGTGAGTACCTCTCATGTCACCATAAAATGTTTATACAACGTATGACGACTTGCATTCTGATTTCGCTCTTGTTCCTCGTCGTCCTTTCTTTGAAAGTGACTTCATTATGATTTCTGATGCCTTCTAACCTTTCTTGGGCTTCGAACTGCAGAAAGCATGATCTAAAGATGAGTCTTCTAGAAAATTTGGAGCAGACCAGCAACCGGCAACAGTCTGCGTTAACAGTTTTTTCAAGCGTAAGCGTTGGTTTTTGAGTCATCAGCTTACATTGGTGAATCCAGGGAGAGGGTCCAACGGTCCAGGCCTTCCCTTGTTGCCATTTGCTGTCAACTTGCCAGATTGCAAAACAATGTGCCATAACCTGCGATATACACAATCCTGATGACAGATTTGGTATCAAAAATATAATTCTCTTAGTCTGATAGAATCTGCCCGTGGAGCGAGGCGTAAGGCTTCAGCTGAGAGATGTCTGAAGTAAGGTATTACAAAACTGGGCGGGTTTGGTTTTGCTGTGTGCATGGTTGGGGCCTCTCCTCACCTTTTCAAAATCCTGGATTCGCACTTGGCTTAAATACGCAAGTGACATTGCGCAAGTTTTCGTTTGTAAGAAATACACTTACATGTTTTACCTAATAAGTTGAATTAGATGCATTTCTGCAACTCTTAGCACCTCCACATTCTTCTGTTGGAACTCTTCAGGTCGCTTTAGGGATTCTATGTTATAGTTTAGGGGCATAACTAATGATTACAAAAGTTTATCTCTAGCAGAAAAATTAGGCTCAACCTTTTGTTTCTCTCCCCGCCTTTCTCATTCCCTGACTTGTCAATGCCCACCCATCCTGGACCGCAATGCTTACTTTATCTGCCCATATGCTAATGAGCGCTCACACTCGTGCACAACTACTTACTAGCCACGTACAGACAACTTTGGCTGCTAAAAACCAGTGACGAACGTAGTATCACCAGTGTAAACAGTCTACTACACTACTCTACATACGTGTTTTTAGTTCGGTTACCTTTTCGCATTTACTGCTCTGGGATTTTACGTTTATTGAACACTAGCTCATTATTCCGTTCTTGACCCGGGAAAGGTAATTACCACAATTTCTATAATACAATTTAGTTATTGGGCGGAGAAAATACAAACTCCTGACACCAAATGATCCAAAtataatcacacacacacacacaccttgaaccttgaagccGCCCATAGTAAAGGAAACTATGATTGCGGGGCCCTTGGATTGTGCTCCTGGGCAACTGGCAAATTACTAGGACAAAACCGCCTGTGTCTTGAGAGGTCGCCGTGTCGTCTACAGGATCTTCTACATTCACATAAGAAACTTTCTCCTTGGAATCGTACATTCGCTGCACATCTGCTTTTCCCACGATTTGTGACTACCTTCTCAACACCACTTTGACAAAGACTGAACCACCCATTCCGGTCTTGGCATCTCTGGTACCAGATATTTTTGGTATCTACTAATTGTAGATTTTGACTAACTagatctctccatctctttctTATTCCATGGCAAGGTCTTGTCTTCCTCAATTCCCCAAAACATCAGTTTCTTTGGAAGTCGTTCCTCATTCATTCTACCCACATGACCCAGCCACTTCAATCGCTGCTCCATTATGATGTCAGGGATTGTCCAATGTATGCCAAAATTTCAGCTAAAGCTCGTGTTGTCAACCTCTCCTGCCATTGCTCAAATCTGTTGACTCCAAGTATGGTTCTCACACAACGATTGTGAAAGAAATTTAGCCTTTTTGTGTGTTGAGCTTTTAGCACCCAAGTTTCAGATCCATACAATACCATTGCAAAAACCACTGCTCTGTAGACTGCTCTCTTGGTAGCCACTGACAAGTTAGAATTGTTGAAAATTGGACCTCTTAAAGCTCCAAAAGCTTTGGAAGCCTCTTAGATTCTACTGGTAACATTTAGTGTGACATCTCCATCTATTGATGAATTAGACCCCAAGTACGTAAAGCAATCCACCATCTCAATTTCCCCTCCATCAACTTGTACCGAAGCCACATCCCTGTCATCAATTGCTGTCCCTATTACTATTCATTTTGTCTTCTGAGTGTTAACAGTCAACCcccattttcttgccataTCAACAAACTTTCTAGATGCCATTTCATAGTCCTCACGAGAACTGGAATACAGAGCCACATCATCTGCAAACTGTGACGCAGTCACCCTCACTACTTGCAGCCTCGAATTTCAACTTCTATCTCCAACCAGCTTTCTGCCATGTTTGAACAGTACATCAATTCCAGCCTCTGCACACTCATCTCGCCAACATGTTACCATAGCATTGAAATAGATGTTGAATAATATAGGAGCCAAAATGCACCCTTGTCTAAGATCATTTTTTCACATCAAATGCATCAGATAGATCTGATCCCACTCTGACCTCTGCTCTCATACCCTGATGACACGACTGAATAATGCTGAGCATTACTGTGGGCACATCACATTTCTTCAACACTCTCCATAAGGCTTGACGAGGTACTGAGTCATAAGCTTTCTTTAGATCTACAAACAGGACGAAGAGTGCTTCACCATGCTCAATAGCCTTTCCCATCAGTTGTCTAGCCACAAAAATCATGTCTACACATCCTCTTTCCTTTCTAAAACCGCACTGGGATTCTGGCAAGATAACTCTgcaatagtctgtagtcgttcTTGAATGATTCTAGCGAATGCCTTCCCTATGACATCAAGTAGACTAATACCCCGCCAGTTATCACTCATTTGGAGATTTCCTTTTTTTGGAATAGGAACAACTACTGCATCTTTCCAGTCTCCCACTACTCTACCTTCTTTCCATACGTCCTTTATCAGCCATAGTAATCTATCCAAGAGTTGTGCGCCACCACAGCTGACCAGTTCAGGTACAATACCGGTCTTGCCTCCAGCTTTGCCTTTTTTCAATTTGGAGAGTGCACTCACCAACTCTTCTTCACTAGGAGCTTCATCCAGTTCTGCAAAAGGTGGTATAGTTGTCATGCTCTCCAGTACTTCTTTACTAAACTCACTGTCCACGTTCAACAGTCTGCAAAAGTGTTGATGCCAGCGAGATAACACTTTCAGTGGACCTTGTGTTAGCTCGCCATTGTCCTTCATGATTGCTCTATGTCTGATTGGTTTACGACCAGCATGTGCTTGTTGTAGCTTTCGGATACACTTCCATCTAGTCCGGTCATCTTTTAcagcttcttctcttgtgTTGCCACTCGACATACCTATTCCTCTTTGGCTTTATCTACTGCTTTCTTCACAATTCTTTGATGTTTTCTAAACTCTTTTTTCTTAGTTTGGGTGTTTTTTGTGAGATATACAGTATAAGCCTTATTCTTAGCTACAATCAATGGCGTCAAAACTTCAGTGTTTTCCTCAAACCACTCTGGTTGGTTCCTTCTTTCTCTACCCACAGATTCCTCCGCTGCTGCTGTAGTGGATAACTTCACAGTTGTCCAATTGTCTTCTGTGGATGTCTCCAAGGAGTGCGTGTTGACCCGAAGTTTATCTTCCAACTTATCTCTATACTCATCCTTTTTTGCCTTTAAAGACAGCTCATGAACAGCAAAAGCAATCTTGTCCTTTGTTGCACAAACTCGTGGAAAACGTACTCTGAATTTAGCTCTGATCATCTTATGGTCAGTCCAGCAATTGGCCCCTCTCATCACCTTAAAATCCCTACAAGAAACTCTCCCTGTTGCCCTCATGACAATGAGATCAATCATGTGATGTTTCTTAGTTACTGGGTGCATCCATGTGCCATAATAAATGTTCTTCTTTTGGAACCAGTTGTTCATCACTGTTAGTTGGTTGGCTGTGCAGAACTGCAAAATATTCTCCCCTGCCAGGTTCCCCTCATCAAGTCCATGCTTTCCTATCACCTTATGCCACAAATCATCACTCTGCCCCAACACTCCCACTCTAGCATTAAAGTCACCCAAAACCACAAGGATGTGGTTTGTGGTATCTGGTCCAGTGTCTTGTAAGTCTGAAAAATACTTAGCCTTTATACCTTTATACCTGGAGGAGCCCTAGCAGTAGGAGCATAAGCACAAACTACAGACAAGAACGTATCAGATGTCTCCCTGGAACTCCCAAGCCTGGAATTAACCGCTTTACATACCTCTCCCGCATCCCTCCAAGCTGCTGTAGCTTGAGGATCTAGTATAATTCCCACACCTTCATTACGCACTACGACTTCACCATTAACCGGGAGAGGTCTACTGAAGTTTAAAAGAGTGAACCCTTCTACCACTCGCCAGACGTCTTTCCCAAACCATTTTGTCTCAAAGTTTTCAACTAAAGTTTGTATGTTCCATGTACATACAGTCAAGTTCCTTCGACCTTTCTTCTGCTCTCGTTTGCCCATCTTGAAATGACCAAGGTAATTTGCCAACCTCTTGTGCAAAAATGAATAACTTCCTTCCCGATTGCAAAACCAAGAGAAGTAAAACCACTGCCAGTATCTGGACTGCTCCTCACGATAACTGTCAGCGGgtgtcaacacacacacacacacacacacacacacacacacacacacacacacacacacacacacacacacacacacacacacacacacacacacacacacacgcacatccacacacacacacacacacacacacacacacacacacacacacacacacacacacacacacacatccacacacacacacacacacacacacacacacacacacacacacacacacacacacacacacacacgcacacacacacacacacacacacacacacacgcacacacacacgcacacacaaatggacaaatgctATTCCCTCCACATGATTTGACATCGACCAAAGTGTCAGTTACGGAGATAGCGGCCCTGCCCCTAGAGACCGGGCCTGCATGTGCTACATGAAGACAGgtccagtgctacaatccacctagagcttggccagagtcatccaggggcactgaatATGGCGTAGCTCTGGGACTCGACATAAAGGCCTACACGTACCCGTATCTGCTGCCtcatgttactgccaagccagtggtcttgtccaccccagtcagaTACCAGGTActtatttacacacacacacacacacacacacacacacacacacacacacacacacacacacacacacacacacacacacacacacacacacacacacacacacacacacacaacacatctcCTATGTGGCTTGTGCTTGGGGATCGGATATGTCAAAATGTGAATTCGCACCGCGGTCACGTCCTCTCGAGATTTCAAGTGGGGGTCGACTTCTCGAGAGGGGACCGTCTTAATACCGAAGCGttagtttgcattgtggtgGGCAACGCAGTCTTTATGCACAGTTTTATGACGATTGGCTTGGCACTttttggcgtgattgatgttacagacagacagacagatcagactttgCTTAAATCTAGAGAAGAGCTATTTCAGGTTTGGGCAGCTTCAGAAATTTGGCTGAAAGAACGTGGCAGTTCagcaaattaaaaattagtaaGCCGATCACCTATAGGTTTAGGTAGTTTCCGTCCAACAGGAAACTAATGCTAGCTACGCCCTTATTAAATTGGTTTACATTTAGGTTATTATAATAAAGTTTTTTGACAGTATAGGATTTAGTTGAGTCGCACATTTGTTGATACTACAAGAGATCAAAACCTCGTTATCGTTTGATATCTAGCGGTAATTTGGTAGAAACTAATTATACGCTAGTTGTGCATGCATTCCAGGAGTTGAAAAGAGTCGTCTACTTGTTGACCGTTACCTTGGGATGTCACCGTTATATGTAGATAGTCTatagtgtttgtgtttggtgtaGCCATTTTTGCAGTTCGTCTGTTTGCTGTAGATGCTTGCGATGAAAATCCATTAGATTTGTTTGGCTTAAACGGGACGTTTCTACTTTTGAACAATGAATCGAACCGCGACTGGCAGTGGCAACTTCATGGCAATATCGGTTTCAAACTGATGGTCAAGTTGGTCATACAGAATGGACACCGGCGCGACTTCGTTACTTTTCGCGATAGGAACTCGTCGGGACCCATTATTGTCAGACTTTCTGTATCTGGAGAAATCCATGTCGTCGTGTCCTGTAGTAGATCTCTTTTTGTTAGACATAGCAACGATTACGGAGCTTCTAACTTGACATTTACTGCGTCTTTTAAGTGTATTGGTAAGTAAAAAATGTCATGTTTTTCACTTTGCTTAATAATATTGCAGAGACTTGCACATGCTTAGATCACATGACTTCTCCAGAATATCCCAAACCGTATTCCGTGTGGACAAGAGAAGTGTGGAAAGTATGTGCTTTGCCAACGCAGCCAACATATCTAGAGTTTACAGACTTCGATTTGGAGAAATTGGTCAACGTAACAGTGCGTTCGTCTGGAAGACCTAGTGCAGCATTTCAGGGTCGAATGCAGCCATTCAGATTAGTTGTTACATCTACGACGTGGGTAGTTTTCAGCCCCGGCAGCCAGAGAACCGGAAATAGTCTTCGGCGATTTTCAGTCCAACTTAACGTTGCACCGTTGAGAACTCAAAATAAGTACATTTTAATTTgaactgtataatatagtacGTTGTCAATCACAGTGTACCGTTGCTACGGTATTTTAATGCCTGAATAGACCGCTGCCATAGCAACAGGTAAACAGTGTGGTAATAAGACACGCTTAAGGCAATTAATAAGGCAGCCTGGACTAGTCActaacgttaattaattgtcattcTTCCGCTAAGACGACGTGATTTCCTGCCGATGAAATCCGCCTCCGCTCGTGGGCGAATATCTCTGTACCGGCTTATCGAATCTCCACCAACTTTAAACTGTCTGTTCCTGACGTCGCACGATACGCGCAGAGCTTGTCGTTTGAGCGGGTGACGTCGAAAGACGCAAGATACTTTTGCGTTATCCGTGTCTTGAAAAAACGCCTCCACTTCGTTTGCCCATGTAGACGAATCGAATTCCTGCCATGTTCGATACACGCCTATTCCTCGCAACGCCACAACGTCTTCGAAATGACGGCACCCAACGGGACGGTCGAAGCGGCGAGAGTCGGATGatttgtgactgtgtgtgtgtgtgtgtgtgtgtgtgtgtgtgtgtgtgtgtgtgtgtgtgtgtgtgtgtgtgtgtgtgtgtgtgtgtgtgtgtgtgtgtgtgtgtgtgtgtgtgtgtgtgtgtgtgtgtgtgtgtgtgtgtgcgcgcgcgcgcgcgtgcgtgtaatacacggggaacggattatccgggtgagtatgtaactgcacgtgacttccaagttGCTGCTGCTCGGACATATATTTTCCTAACTGAATTCCTGTCGAATATATGCCAGGTTTGATACACCTGCTTTCCGCAACGGCAGGACGTCTTCGAAGAAACGCGGGGTGCAAcgagactgtcgaaatggcttcatcCGGATACTACAGTACCTAACATGATCAATAATCCACGAGGTTTTTGAAACGGAATCCTTGGTTTGAAACGGAATCCTTGCTTACATTTTTTTTAtcttcaacgggatttttaaaatgggacactcggttacTCACCCGCTTAGCGTGGTCTCTAAGTTTGGGAAGGctataataaattagaatgCAAACCACGCCTCATTCCACTTGCATATCCACGACTGTTTCCTGATTTTTTCTCTTCTCACATGCTGTTTGTGTAGACATAAAAGTAAATATAGTATCGATTTCAAGTTACAAGTAAGCGGGAGTGGGTGCCGTCAGTGTGGGTATTAAAAGGAGaggaaacactgttacagtcctCGCCAAACCTGTTTCAAGGCTCACTGTGATCGTCAAATTCAATGGCATCTCGGTGACAATAGAACCTAGAATACTTGTTTCggcgttgaccaattttagcatttcgtcGATAGCTAGAATAACCTGAGCACAAAGTGGAGGAAGTACGGAGTGCATGCAAATCGGTCGTTAGGTAGCAGAGCCGCCGGAGATTCCATTCTTCGGTCAATCGGGTAGTCAACCTTTATTAAATTACTTGAAAAATTATTAATGAATAGGCCGGCTTCTTTCTTTAACAATGGGGGCTCGAAAGTTTGCTAGAGCAGATTTGTAGGAGCTATATTGTTAACTTTGCTATTCTCTGCAAATTTTGCCACACACGCTTAATAATGACAGGCCCTTACATATGAATGTTAGTAGTATATAGACTACCGGTTCTGGCACACCCTCTGTAATGCTGCTAGAAATCCAATGCTGTATATATAGACAACTCGTTTCTGACGCACTTTTCTCAATGCGCTAATACTTTTGTTCCTGCGTTAGTATATCCCTGCGTTGGAGATGGTTCTACGCCATTTATTTCACTCTTCCACTTGCTATCTACCGTTCATGAGTCTAAagtatgtgtatgttgtgtcTATCTACTATCTTCCCTCGTCGAGGGCGCGAACCCCCACTCGGTGCCCGAGACGCAACTACCTATTAGCCATATGTGCTCGATGGTATatacagtccgcgtcaaaactattgacacatttacgcttgGAGGCGTGGTCATGGGTAGcgtgagcagaaacgcatccgTTTTCATGTCACCAACGATTTTTAGATAGAAGACgacttagtctcgcgtagccagcccctccccttttctattttcggtAGGCGGGGAGGGTCTGGTGCAGTTGCTTTGATGCCTTCGTGTTAGCATTTCGTAGTTAGCTAGAATAACCTGAGCACAAAGTGGAGGAAGTACGGAGTGCGTGCAAATCGGTCGTTAGGTAGCAGAGCTGCCggagattccattctccggtcaatcgggttgtcAGCCTTTACTAAATTACTTGAAAAATTATTGATGGATAGGCCGGCTTCTTCCTATTTGATGTGGTTGGCACTGAGTGGGTACTTATATCTTATGCAAactggctggaatttccttctcttcgtcttcttgcgaattgtgttgttatgtGAGCGACGtagtcatgtctctgcgaatgtgtaacttctatgtgtatATACACAGCACTCAGGGCGTCGACGACAGCCTAGACGTAACTTACGAGTGTCGATCAGTCGCCTTGTCTCCGTTCAGTCGCCCTGTTTGGCCTGTCTGCCcgagctgttgtgtgtgttcttatGCTCATGTTTTGTCGTCTCGTGCTAGCTAGAGGTCGACCAGACACACAGAGCGCGCTCACTGCGTAGTCGGTGGCCATGGAAACAATTGACGTTGCAGTGTGAAGACGTTCGATTCTTGCTGTCACTGTTACGTCAGTATTCAGGCacatatacgtacatacaaaggTTGGTAACGGATACAGAGCAAATGAAAGCAACTGATGTTCCAAGGTTATGTACGTGCAGACTTGCCTGCGTCCATTACGCCCTGagtgctgtgtaagtacacatagaagttacacattcgcagagacatgactgcgtcgctcacatgacaacacaattcgcaagaagacgaagagaaggaaattccagccagtTTGCATAAGAGATAAGTACTCCCTCAGTGCCAGGCACATCCGCTCTATAGTTGACCGTTTATCGTACAAGCGGCAACACGAAGACATCAAAGCAACTGCACCAAACCTTCCCCGCCTaccgaaaatagaaaaggggcggggctggctacgcgagactaaagaGGACTATTGTGTATGCCCGTAGGTTTGCTAGGCTTTTGGAAACTGACAAGTGCGCATCAATAGTTTGTGtcctcctttcattttttgatagcatttccCTCACTCGCGTAGCTCTAGACAAAGGCGAATTCGGCTAGGCGTGCGTTCAGTTCAGTTTacggcaacagatcacaaggcgTGAGCAAGTGCCACTCCATCTGGATTGCGTCGTCCAGTTCATAAACGTTTTGAGACCTAGGAAGCTCAACACGCCGCTTGATGACCGCCCAGAAGTTTGCTATTTCGTGCAAGATCTGGTGAGCTATCCGGCTAATCCAGAAACCATGGCGCTTGGAATCTCGTTTTCCTAGCTTCACTAGTAGCGGAATTTTAATTCTAAGGCATCGTGTAGCAATACTTGCAAAATGAAGTTCTCTTTTGCTATTGGAAGAACTGCATGACGACAACTTCTTGCGCTGCAAGCTGATGTGCAATttttttgctgatttgttgttcctggttgcgtcatgttcactaattgaagctgttcgACGGTTTTCTGCTAGTTCTTTGGTCTTCAACGGGAAGCTCTGCGTTGAATTCCTTCTTCAATGTCCAATCTTTGGAGACTTCAGTAAACAGTAGAGTGAGCACATGTAAAAGTTGGCAGATCCTAGAGATAGTTTTCTAATACTGGAGCGTTATCATAACAGGCTATCGCGGCGTTGTCTTTCATGACTCGTTTCATGATGGAAAAGATCTCTCCGCTGATGCGCATACTATGGACTAGCTTTTGCGACTGCTTTTCAGCTGCTTGAGAAACAATTGGCGCGGTTTCTTAATAAATAGCGAAACACTagaaaactttccaaaaatagtacaagtaaACCGGAAATGTGTCATTAGTTTTGACGCCAACTGTACATACTTTTACAGTCTATATCTATAGAGTCATTTGTCTAATATTGCGCACTTGGGAAAACTGGGGAATTCCCGGAAAGAGTGGCGGATTTTGGGGAAACTGGGGAAATCTGGGAAAAACTAGGGAAACGTGGGGAAATCTGGAAAGTTCCACCGCAAAACTTGGGAAATTTGGTGGAAATCCCACATGCACGTGTCAAATATAAAAGCAGTGCATGCGTAGATAGCGTCGTTTTGTTCCTGGTGATAGAGGTGTGCTCTCTGAGCACGTTTGTGTGATATTCTCTGTCATGACCGCTAACAAATTTTACTCTGttagacaaataaataatctATATATAAGCTCGTTTATGTGTTAGtctcttaattaaagtgtCAAGAAATTATGCCCTGTTAGAGAAATGAATTCTACAGTATATAGAGCGATGGAAGCGTCGATCAAGCGATCCATTAATCATGTAACTAAAGGGCTGATTACTCCTGAGCAGTATGATGAGAGTATCACCGCCATTGAGTCATCTATGACACAACGATGTGAGAGTCAAGAAGGTTTACCAACTCCACGTGCTACCCCACTTGTAAAGCTCACTTCAGATCAACCAGTGGTTGTAAACACTTTACATGTGAATCCCAATCCAGTTCCACGTGTGAAACCTACTCCTGCTCTACGTGTGAAGACCAATCCAGCTCCACGTGTGAACCTTACCTTTACTCAACGGGTGAACATGCAAATATGTAAACACATGCCTCACGCTGTAGGTAATTTTCTCCGAGATTGGCAGATGAATGTGCCAGAGGATCAGCACGACCCTCGAGCCTTTCTGCAAACGCGCGTTCACAAATTCATCACAACATCGTCAAGAATATCCTATTCCTAAACGGTGTAAAATTCCAAGTTGTTCTCGATGTTCGTCATTACAGCGGACATTCGTAGGACTAGAGAAATGGAATGAACCCATACTAAGAAATAAAATGGAACCTCTTCTTACAGCCGAAGAGATTACAGAATCGTTGGACTGAAGATTGCAACCCATGCTGGAAACACTAGAACGGTTCACCAACGAAGGAAGCAGAT
The DNA window shown above is from Corticium candelabrum chromosome 13, ooCorCand1.1, whole genome shotgun sequence and carries:
- the LOC134188497 gene encoding uncharacterized protein LOC134188497: MGKREQKKGRRNLTVCTWNIQTLVENFETKWFGKDVWRVVEGFTLLNFSRPLPVNGEVVVRNEGVGIILDPQATAAWRDAGEGSSRYKGIKAKYFSDLQDTGPDTTNHILVVLGDFNARVGVLGQSDDLWHKVIGKHGLDEGNLAGENILQFCTANQLTVMNNWFQKKNIYYGTWMHPVTKKHHMIDLIVMRATGRVSCRDFKVMRGANCWTDHKMIRAKFRVRFPRVCATKDKIAFAVHELSLKAKKDEYRDKLEDKLRVNTHSLETSTEDNWTTVKLSTTAAAEESVGRERRNQPEWFEENTEVLTPLIVAKNKAYTVYLTKNTQTKKKEFRKHQRIVKKAVDKAKEE